From Rutidosis leptorrhynchoides isolate AG116_Rl617_1_P2 chromosome 3, CSIRO_AGI_Rlap_v1, whole genome shotgun sequence, a single genomic window includes:
- the LOC139902976 gene encoding probable LRR receptor-like serine/threonine-protein kinase At1g06840 isoform X4, which yields MNLAGTLSPALGRLSYLQILDVMWNNITGSIPKEIGELTNLVLLLLNGNELTGSLPSELGYLPKLDRIQIDQNDISGEIPASFANLNKTKHFHMNNNSLSGQIPPELSRLPSLVHLLLDNNNLSGYLPPQLSQLPNLLILQLDNNHFEGSIPSTYSNMLQLLKMSLRNCTLQGPIPDLSSIPHLAYIDLSDNNLNGTIPDVKLSDDITTIDLSSNRLTGNIPPSFSGLPNLQRLSLFNNSLNGSIPSNIWQNRTFNSTEHLTLEMQNNNISGISGSLNLPPNVTLSLRGNPACSNASMAQFCQSSMTLVNHLQSIPSNSTDNCPPQSCPTNYEYAPGSPSPCFCAAPLLIGYRLKSPGISDFPAYFYSFEVYLTSGLQINHFQLDLTYAWQNGPRLAMNLKIFPVFTGPGSNTFNKSEVLRIRSMFTQWQIPDSEIFGPYELLNFTLLDPYKDFIPTSPSSSGISKGAVAGIVVGAIVGAVLLSAFVSLYILRLNRKKYHVISRRRHVSRASLKIEGVKSFSYEEMKHATNNFDVGSEVGQGGYGKVYKGVFNDGTVVAIKRAQEGSLQGEKEFLTEIELLSRLHHRNLVSLLGFCDEEGEQMLVYEFMPNGTLREHLSVTEKYKESLSFAMRLRIALASAKGILYLHTEANPPIFHRDIKATNILLDSNFNAKVADFGLSRLAPVADMEGIVPGHVSTVVKGTPGYLDPEYFLTHKLTDKSDVYSLGVVFLELLTGMHPITHGKNIVREVNIAYRSGMIFSVIDSRMGSYPSECVEKFITLALKCCREETDERPSMAEVVRELENVWQMIPESDSQTSVSIDTERNKNSSSESSSATTKNPYVSSDISGSDLVSGVIPTITPR from the exons ATGAATCTTGCAGGAACTTTATCTCCAGCCTTGGGGAGATTATCTTATCTGCAAATATT AGATGTCATGTGGAACAATATAACCGGGAGTATACCAAAAGAGATAGGCGAACTCACAAATTTGGTACTTTT GCTGCTAAATGGAAATGAGCTAACTGGTTCGTTGCCTTCAGAGCTTGGTTATTTGCCTAAGCTTGACCGAATACAAATTGACCAGAACGACATATCGGGAGAAATACCAGCGTCATTTGCGAACTTGAACAAGACAAAGCATTT CCATATGAACAATAATTCACTTAGTGGCCAAATTCCACCCGAGCTATCTCGATTGCCATCACTCGTTCACTT GTTGCTTGACAATAACAACTTATCAGGATACCTTCCTCCACAACTCAGCCAACTGCCAAACCTACTTATACt TCAACTTGACAACAACCACTTTGAAGGAAGTATCCCTTCGACTTACAGCAATATGCTTCAATTGTTGAAGAT GAGTTTAAGGAATTGCACCTTGCAAGGACCAATCCCTGATCTTAGCAGTATACCACATCTTGCTTATAT AGACCTCAGTGATAACAATCTTAATGGAACCATTCCAGACGTGAAACTTTCTGACGATATTACAACAAT AGATTTGTCAAGCAATCGGCTTACTGGAAATATTCCACCTAGCTTTTCAGGACTTCCTAATTTACAAAGATT GTCTCTCTTCAACAATTCGTTAAACGGCTCGATTCCATCCAATATTTGGCAAAACAGGACATTCAATTCAACTGAACACCTTACTTT GGAAATGCAAAATAATAATATTTCAGGCATTTCAGGCAGCCTCAACCTTCCTCCAAATGTCACTCTTAG CCTTCGAGGAAACCCTGCATGTTCAAATGCCAGCATGGCCCAATTCTGTCAATCATCAATGACACTTGTCAATCATCTACAAAGCATACCATCAAACTCAACCGATAACTGTCCACCTCAATCATGCCCAACGAACTACGAATATGCTCCCGGGTCTCCATCACCATGTTTTTGTGCAGCACCGTTGCTTATCGGTTACCGGTTAAAGAGTCCCGGAATTTCAGATTTTCCGGCATATTTCTATTCATTTGAGGTGTACTTAACCTCTGGTCTTCAAATAAATCATTTTCAGCTCGATCTTACATACGCATGGCAAAATGGTCCTCGACTAGCAATGAATTTGAAGATTTTTCCTGTATTTACCGGGCCCGGTTCGAATACATTTAACAAAAGTGAAGTTTTACGGATTCGAAGCATGTTCACTCAATGGCAGATTCCGGATAGTGAAATTTTTGGACCTTACGAGCTTCTCAACTTTACGCTGTTAGATCCTTATAAAGATT TTATTCCTACCTCGCCATCGTCTTCTGGTATAAGCAAGGGCGCAGTTGCAGGCATTGTAGTAGGGGCTATTGTTGGCGCAGTTTTATTATCTGCATTCGTCTCACTTTATATCTTAAGATTAAACCGTAAGAAGTACCATGTGATATCAAGAAGACGACATG TTTCAAGGGCCTCACTTAAAATCGAAGGAGTGAAAAGCTTCAGTTATGAAGAAATGAAACACGCTACAAACAATTTTGATGTCGGTAGTGAAGTCGGACAAGGTGGGTATGGAAAGGTATACAAAGGCGTCTTTAACGACGGGACCGTTGTCGCCATTAAACGAGCCCAAGAGGGATCACTTCAAGGAGAAAAAGAATTTCTTACTGAAATAGAGTTATTGTCAAGGCTACATCATAGAAATTTGGTTTCTCTGCTTGGATTTTGTGATGAAGAGGGTGAGCAG ATGTTGGTTTACGAGTTCATGCCTAATGGCACCCTCAGAGAGCATTTATCAG TTACAGAGAAATATAAAGAATCGTTGAGTTTTGCAATGAGATTAAGAATTGCATTGGCTTCAGCCAAGGGCATTCTCTATCTACATACTGAAGCTAATCCTCCTATATTTCATCGAGATATTAAAGCTACAAACATTTTACTCGATTCAAATTTCAACGCAAAAGTTGCCGATTTTGGACTTTCACGGCTTGCTCCAGTTGCTGACATGGAAGGAATCGTCCCTGGTCATGTATCGACAGTCGTTAAGGGAACTCCT GGTTACCTTGACCCAGAGTATTTCTTGACTCATAAACTGACAGACAAAAGTGATGTTTATAGCTTGGGTGTCGTTTTTCTTGAACTGTTGACTGGGATGCACCCGATCACACATGGCAAGAACATTGTTCGAGAG gTTAATATTGCATATCGATCTGGGATGATATTCTCGGTTATTGATTCAAGAATGGGATCTTATCCTTCTGAATGTGTGGAAAAGTTTATAACTTTGGCCCTAAAGTGTTGTCGGGAAGAAACAGATGAACGGCCATCGATGGCTGAAGTTGTCCGGGAACTCGAAAACGTTTGGCAAATGATACCGGAATCCGATTCACAAACCAGTGTCTCAATCGATACCGAACGCAATAAGAATTCGTCTTCTGAATCTTCTTCTGCTACAACAAAGAACCCTTACGTGTCATCTGATATTTCAGGCAGTGACCTTGTTAGTGGTGTTATTCCCACTATTACACCTAGAtga